In a single window of the Elaeis guineensis isolate ETL-2024a chromosome 4, EG11, whole genome shotgun sequence genome:
- the LOC140857264 gene encoding uncharacterized protein — translation MAANRYRDRRCRLHKYCNELQAKGIDPVTQPYRNWAGSSDDWRWLCEHFGSEAFQRRSEANKVNRSKIDSIHMQGSASFAQGMKRMGLSGVDAYAKFYQNKSGEFVTEEARQRHEKMLELREQATREVGSDGDTGSQQVCLMTDDTILDTVLGRQLGSGHSMRSKISRSSSSDRSDDASMPEAVRTSMSMMQDQISYWMNRSQTLERIVAAVAGWLGIDASELAPLQSHDAASAPPSRHISGQRSTPGGGNEANESDHT, via the exons atggctgcaaatagatacagagatcggcgatgtaggcttcataaatactgcaatgagctgcaggcgaaggggattgatcctgtgacccagccatacagaaattgggctgggtctagtgacgattggcggtggttatgtgagcattttggaagtgaggcatttcag cgacgatcggaggcgaataaggtgaataggagcaagattgattctattcacatgcaaggaagtgcctcttttgcacagggaatgaagaggatg ggactatccggagtcgacgcctatgctaaattctatcaaaacaagagtggcgagttcgtgaccgaggaggcgaggcagcgtcat gaaaaaatgttagaattgagagagcaggcgacgagggaggtgggatctgatggtgatactggatcgcagcaggtttgtttgatgacagatgatacgattttagataccgtcctcgggcggcagctaggatctggtcatagcatgcggtccaaaatatcacgcagttcgtcatccgaccggtctgatgatgcatcgatgccagaggcagttaggacatccatgagcatgatgcaagatcagattagttactggatgaatcgtagtcagacgctcgagaggatcgtagctgcggtggcgggatggctcggtattgatgcttctgagttagcacctctacagtcacatgatgccgcctctgcaccaccatcgcgacacatatcgggtcagagatcgacgcctggaggagggaacgaggccaatgagtcagatcatacttag
- the LOC140856890 gene encoding uncharacterized protein, translated as MTIWTRVQNLRTIINMNNIMTGPGRRHSRGRQQAPLDDTHPHFSILHDESEDLDETQLPESTEPPSAQPELAQPEAMVPQHHPLTGTQHRRAVRGPSRGLVLKKYVHTHNEKSKVHIF; from the exons atgactatatggacacgagttcagaatctgagaacaataattaatatgaataa catcatgactggtcctggacgtagacattcacggggtaggcagcaggctccgcttgatgatacacatcctcactttagcattttgcatgatgagtcagaggatttagatgagactcagttgcccgagtccacagagccgcctagtgctcagccagagcttgcccagccggaggccatggtaccgcagcatcatccccttacag gaacacagcatcgacgtgcagtgcgtggtcctagtaggggtcttgttttgaaaaaatatgtgcatacacacaatgaaaaatCGAAGGTACATATATTTTga
- the LOC105043863 gene encoding BURP domain-containing protein 6, giving the protein MDHLLPLLSILVLAVGLVTHAASPSELYWRSVLPHTPMPNAIADLIKHSTNVGELALGDHPVIKPMATSARLRSSFFLENDLHAGAKFTLHFTGTGSRPYLLTRREADSIPFTTTKLPEILARFSIEPGSHDAKAIETTLEECEEPSGYGQTKKCATSLESMLDFTTSALRTRDIDTVSTRVGKEDSSEQQYNVVGVRGVTDSSDWVVCHVQPYAYAVFYCHTKSKAKAYMVSMVGEDGTKVEALAVCHDYLDSSNPKILAFQGFKPKRGTGNVCHFLPQDNIALIPKSQAKLL; this is encoded by the exons ATGGATCAcctccttcctctcctctccaTTCTTGTG CTTGCAGTTGGACTAGTAACCCATGCAGCCTCGCCTTCTGAGCTCTACTGGCGCAGCGTCCTGCCCCACACTCCCATGCCAAATGCCATCGCCGACCTAATAAAGCATAGCACTAATGTTGGGGAACTAGCTCTTGGTGACCATCCAGTAATTAAGCCCATGGCTACAAGCGCTAGACTccgttcttctttctttctggagAACGACTTGCATGCCGGTGCCAAGTTTACCTTGCACTTCACAGGAACCGGCTCCAGGCCGTACCTTCTGACACGCCGAGAGGCCGACTCCATCCCCTTCACCACCACCAAGCTTCCAGAGATCCTCGCCCGCTTCTCCATCGAGCCCGGTTCTCACGATGCCAAGGCGATCGAGACAACCCTTGAAGAGTGCGAAGAGCCGTCGGGgtatggtcagaccaagaaatgcgcTACTTCACTCGAATCCATGCTGGATTTCACTACATCGGCCCTGAGAACTCGCGACATCGACACTGTTTCGACGAGAGTCGGTAAGGAGGACTCCTCGGAGCAGCAGTATAACGTGGTCGGCGTGCGAGGGGTGACCGACTCCTCTGATTGGGTGGTCTGCCATGTCCAGCCCTATGCATATGCCGTGTTCTACTGCCACACCAAGAGTAAAGCAAAGGCGTACATGGTTTCCATGGTGGGGGAGGATGGAACGAAGGTGGAGGCGCTGGCCGTGTGCCATGACTACCTGGATAGTTCGAACCCGAAGATCCTGGCCTTCCAAGGGTTCAAACCGAAGCGAGGGACTGGAAACGTCTGCCACTTCCTGCCCCAAGACAATATTGCCTTGATCCCAAAAAGCCAGGCGAAACTTCTCTGA
- the LOC140856889 gene encoding BURP domain-containing protein 6-like — protein sequence MDHLLPLLSILVVAAGVTHAGSPSELYWRSVLPDTPMPNAIADLIKHSTDVGELALGHPVTKAMATSAKLRSCFFLENDLHDGAKFTLHFTGTGSRPSLLTRQEADSIPFTTTKLPEILARFSIEPGSHDANAIETTLEECEEPAGYRQIKKCATSLESMLDFTTSALRTRDIDTVSTRVGKEDSPEQQYNVVGVRQVTDSSDWAVCHVQPYAYAVFYCHTKGRTKAYMVSMVGEDGTKAEALAVCHDYAYESNPKILAFRGFQAKQGTGNVCHFQPQDTIAWIPKSYARLQ from the exons ATGGATCAcctccttcctctcctctccaTTCTTGTG GTTGCAGCTGGAGTAACCCATGCCGGCTCGCCTTCAGAGCTCTACTGGCGAAGCGTTCTGCCCGACACTCCCATGCCAAATGCCATTGCCGACCTAATAAAGCATAGCACTGACGTCGGGGAACTAGCTCTTGGCCATCCAGTAACGAAGGCCATGGCTACAAGCGCTAAACTGCGTTCTTGTTTCTTTCTGGAGAACGACTTGCACGACGGTGCCAAGTTTACTTTGCACTTCACCGGCACCGGCTCCAGGCCGTCCCTTCTGACACGCCAAGAGGCCGACTCCATCCCCTTCACCACCACCAAGCTTCCAGAGATCCTTGCCCGCTTCTCCATCGAGCCCGGTTCTCACGATGCCAACGCGATCGAGACAACCCTTGAAGAGTGCGAAGAGCCGGCGGGGTATCGTCAGATCAAGAAATGCGCCACTTCACTTGAATCCATGCTGGATTTCACTACATCGGCCCTGAGAACTCGCGACATCGACACTGTTTCGACGAGAGTCGGTAAGGAGGACTCGCCGGAGCAGCAGTATAACGTGGTCGGCGTACGACAGGTAACGGACTCCTCTGATTGGGCGGTCTGCCATGTCCAACCCTATGCATACGCCGTGTTCTACTGCCACACCAAGGGTAGAACCAAGGCATACATGGTTTCCATGGTGGGGGAGGATGGAACGAAGGCGGAGGCGCTGGCCGTGTGCCATGACTACGCGTATGAATCGAACCCGAAGATCCTGGCCTTCCGAGGGTTCCAAGCGAAGCAAGGGACTGGAAACGTCTGCCACTTCCAGCCCCAAGACACTATTGCCTGGATCCCCAAAAGCTACGCGAGACTCCAATAA